A part of Citrifermentans bremense genomic DNA contains:
- a CDS encoding radical SAM/SPASM domain-containing protein, with amino-acid sequence MKLLIGAYRELAAELLRERHHKRVQALDCIAFLTYRCTSCCRTCTIWQREGSGVAELSREQWLELVPGLADYGIRSFEIFGGDALLRKEVIFDLTGRLTESGIATYFPTNANLCDREAVERLVGAGLGTVYLSIDDVDEMHDRVRGVPGGFSKVAQALQHFSDVRGCAERPYIVICTTLSSLNFRNFPKLLEFLRGFPVQAVYPRPLGEFSSANVAASRLDGKLPEPYFASSDGNSHLMSPEDLAEMREMIREVRSRSYPFYVNWRTYYSTTDRTFLYGEYPLCHCRVASTVLTINPNGDVVPCPFFRSYVLGNLTCESLDAIWGNRRHREFLAAQREGRLAICRNCNTRAYYTSLTETLGYYAKRAMERTGLYRAI; translated from the coding sequence ATGAAGCTTCTCATCGGGGCCTATCGCGAGCTTGCCGCGGAACTTTTGCGGGAGCGCCACCACAAGCGCGTGCAGGCGCTTGACTGCATCGCCTTTCTCACCTATCGCTGCACCAGCTGCTGCAGGACCTGCACGATCTGGCAGCGCGAGGGAAGCGGCGTGGCGGAACTTAGCCGCGAGCAGTGGTTGGAGCTGGTGCCGGGGCTGGCTGACTACGGCATCCGCTCCTTCGAGATCTTCGGCGGCGACGCGCTACTTCGAAAGGAGGTCATCTTCGACCTCACCGGGCGCCTGACCGAAAGCGGGATCGCCACCTATTTCCCGACCAACGCGAACCTCTGCGACCGCGAGGCCGTGGAGCGGCTGGTGGGAGCGGGGTTGGGGACGGTCTACCTCTCCATCGACGACGTCGACGAGATGCACGACCGGGTGCGCGGGGTGCCGGGGGGCTTTTCCAAGGTGGCGCAGGCGCTCCAGCATTTCTCGGACGTGCGCGGCTGCGCGGAGCGCCCCTACATCGTGATCTGCACCACCCTCTCCAGCCTCAATTTCAGGAACTTCCCGAAGCTCCTGGAATTCCTGCGGGGCTTTCCGGTTCAGGCGGTCTACCCGCGGCCTTTGGGGGAATTCTCGTCTGCCAACGTCGCCGCCTCCAGGCTCGACGGCAAGCTCCCCGAGCCTTACTTCGCCTCCTCCGACGGCAATTCCCACCTCATGTCGCCCGAGGATCTGGCCGAGATGCGGGAGATGATCCGTGAGGTCAGAAGCCGCAGCTACCCCTTCTACGTGAACTGGCGCACCTACTACAGCACCACCGACCGCACCTTCCTCTACGGTGAATACCCCCTTTGCCATTGCCGGGTCGCGAGCACCGTGCTCACTATCAACCCCAACGGCGACGTGGTTCCCTGCCCCTTTTTCCGCAGCTACGTCCTGGGGAACCTGACCTGCGAGAGCCTGGACGCCATCTGGGGCAACCGGCGCCACCGTGAATTCCTGGCCGCCCAGCGCGAAGGGCGCCTGGCGATCTGCCGCAACTGCAACACCAGGGCCTACTACACCTCCCTCACCGAGACGCTCGGCTACTACGCCAAACGCGCCATGGAGCGGACGGGGCTGTACCGTGCCATTTAG
- a CDS encoding O-antigen ligase family protein, protein MREIALYILIALSAPAVLRRPFLGVVIYLGANIVRPEMLFWGGGGGSFVFITYYLLILAGCLLRGELSGLGRIFQREYLLMLWMLAAIYLSILLTQFQVPMSSYFATDLAKTLGLCGLLYLLIKTLGDVELLETTLLGCLTFLGIWGIEQQMLGNERLEGLGGAAWGDSNGVASVYVLFLPVALAFAYAAGKRRRFWIFMGVAAVMVALIVCTKSRGGLLGMTACLFSFAIYARKTAATLKVALLFALVVAPFATDAYLERMKTLQGVSDVENFEGSARSRFILWEAGLMVFSRNPVVGTGFLTYPEAKMEFEGSFYHLDDQFREWVFRKESKKVTHNTYIQMLSDCGVFGALPFFLLVAGGIRSGFRARGSLKQERDRAAGLWLAGCSAGLTGFSVCIITIDSITMPFIYVQLAVIGILSRTLSGSSAGLPLVVEPEPVVAEQPA, encoded by the coding sequence ATGCGTGAGATAGCCCTCTACATCCTAATCGCACTGTCGGCTCCGGCCGTCCTGCGTCGTCCCTTCCTGGGCGTGGTGATCTACCTGGGCGCCAACATAGTGCGCCCCGAAATGCTTTTCTGGGGGGGCGGGGGGGGGAGTTTCGTCTTCATCACCTATTACCTCCTGATCCTGGCCGGTTGCCTGCTGCGGGGGGAGCTTTCCGGGCTGGGCCGGATCTTCCAGCGGGAGTATCTCCTCATGCTCTGGATGCTGGCGGCGATTTACCTCTCCATCCTGCTGACCCAGTTCCAGGTGCCGATGTCGAGCTACTTCGCCACGGACCTGGCCAAGACCCTGGGTTTGTGCGGCCTTTTGTACCTGCTGATCAAGACGCTCGGGGATGTTGAACTGCTTGAAACGACCCTGCTCGGCTGTCTGACCTTCCTGGGCATCTGGGGGATAGAGCAGCAGATGCTCGGAAACGAGCGCCTCGAGGGGCTCGGGGGGGCGGCCTGGGGGGATTCCAACGGCGTCGCCTCGGTCTATGTGCTCTTCCTGCCGGTGGCGCTTGCTTTCGCCTACGCGGCTGGCAAGCGCCGCCGATTCTGGATCTTCATGGGGGTCGCCGCGGTGATGGTCGCCCTCATCGTCTGCACCAAGTCGCGCGGAGGGCTTCTAGGGATGACGGCCTGCCTATTCAGTTTCGCCATCTACGCCCGCAAAACGGCAGCTACCCTCAAGGTCGCGCTCCTTTTCGCCCTCGTGGTGGCCCCCTTTGCCACCGATGCCTACCTGGAGCGGATGAAGACCTTGCAGGGGGTAAGCGACGTGGAGAACTTCGAGGGGTCTGCCCGCTCGCGCTTCATCCTGTGGGAGGCGGGACTCATGGTCTTCAGCAGGAACCCGGTGGTCGGCACCGGGTTTCTCACCTACCCGGAAGCGAAGATGGAGTTCGAAGGGAGTTTCTACCACTTGGATGACCAATTCCGCGAGTGGGTCTTCAGGAAGGAGTCCAAGAAGGTGACGCACAACACCTACATCCAGATGCTTTCCGACTGTGGGGTGTTCGGGGCGTTGCCGTTCTTTCTCCTGGTCGCCGGAGGGATCAGGAGCGGGTTCAGGGCCCGCGGCAGCCTGAAACAAGAGCGGGACCGGGCAGCCGGCCTCTGGCTTGCTGGATGCAGCGCCGGTCTCACCGGGTTCTCCGTCTGCATCATCACCATCGACTCCATCACCATGCCCTTCATCTACGTGCAGCTGGCGGTGATCGGCATCCTCTCCAGGACCTTGAGCGGCTCTTCGGCAGGACTGCCACTGGTTGTGGAGCCTGAGCCGGTCGTCGCGGAGCAGCCCGCATGA
- a CDS encoding glycosyltransferase family 4 protein, with amino-acid sequence MHSKEGKKTTGGEAGPVRVAFTERHGMAKELAEFPPSDVSYSFLSPLPRKNLLVRSGIKGYLGHYESAEHDLIEAILSPIITRNRWIYSIANFQEATTFNLLGCPLPRSARVAYLRYLMSKKNFKKLIFWSKSGRETLHSYGGVGEGVMQEKVAVVYPAIREVPNELIRFGSRQVNLLFSGDFFRKGGANVVDAFEKAQQIYPGIRLRLCCDEQDFCTMNEALRQEYLDKVRSNGAITCGRVPREKLIGEILPETDIYLLPTYTEAFGFAILEAMAYGIPVISTNYFAIPEMVSHGATGLLVDTRGFDCDKLFRGYLVNDIPDEFNRHVTENLFTYICQLIESPELRNEFGREAMAVARSKFSFATRNRAMQQIYREALG; translated from the coding sequence TTGCATAGTAAAGAAGGGAAAAAAACGACCGGCGGCGAAGCCGGCCCTGTCCGCGTCGCCTTCACCGAAAGGCATGGCATGGCGAAGGAACTGGCAGAGTTCCCCCCATCGGATGTCAGCTACTCGTTCCTCAGCCCGTTGCCCAGGAAGAACCTCCTGGTGAGAAGCGGCATCAAGGGGTACCTGGGGCATTACGAGAGTGCAGAGCATGACCTGATAGAGGCGATACTGAGCCCGATCATCACCCGGAACAGGTGGATCTACTCCATCGCCAACTTCCAGGAGGCGACCACCTTCAACCTGCTCGGTTGCCCGCTCCCCCGCTCCGCGAGGGTGGCCTACCTGCGCTACCTCATGTCCAAGAAGAACTTCAAGAAGCTCATTTTCTGGAGCAAATCGGGAAGGGAAACTCTGCATAGCTACGGCGGGGTCGGCGAGGGGGTGATGCAGGAAAAGGTGGCCGTGGTCTACCCGGCGATCCGCGAGGTGCCAAACGAACTGATCCGCTTCGGTTCGCGGCAGGTAAACCTCCTTTTCAGCGGCGATTTCTTCAGAAAAGGCGGGGCCAACGTGGTCGACGCCTTCGAGAAAGCACAGCAGATCTATCCCGGCATCAGGTTGAGGCTTTGCTGCGACGAGCAGGACTTCTGCACCATGAATGAGGCGCTGCGCCAGGAGTACCTGGACAAGGTGAGGAGCAACGGCGCCATCACCTGCGGCCGGGTGCCGCGCGAGAAACTGATCGGGGAGATCCTCCCCGAGACGGACATCTACCTCCTGCCGACCTATACCGAGGCCTTCGGCTTCGCCATATTGGAGGCGATGGCGTACGGCATCCCGGTGATATCCACCAACTACTTTGCCATCCCCGAGATGGTCAGCCACGGCGCCACCGGCCTCCTCGTGGACACCAGGGGCTTCGATTGCGACAAGCTGTTCAGGGGGTACCTGGTGAACGACATCCCCGACGAGTTCAACCGGCACGTCACCGAAAACCTTTTTACCTATATCTGCCAGCTGATTGAATCTCCGGAGCTCCGGAACGAGTTCGGCAGGGAGGCGATGGCCGTCGCCAGGAGCAAATTCTCCTTTGCCACCAGGAACCGCGCCATGCAGCAAATCTACCGTGAGGCGCTAGGGTAA
- a CDS encoding flippase translates to MQLRKIIENILSNWVNLLVTVTIAFVVSPVLVKSLGKELYGVWTLVVSVTGYFTVLDFGVNTAIVRYISSSTARNDHDRARAVYSTSMTIFGITSSVVLLFSLVFGYFFQDLFQLYHIPRSYLYAVFLISALDLAGGLVCSVFLGTLAGLQEFKFINGTSISINIVRSAILVLMLKSGYALLALASLQLAASVVRALCQYLRLRRKHVHLRFDRSAVNRDTVKLIYNYSVYSFVIAVALKLLFYTDSVVIGALIGVSQVAFYAIPSTLLDYLEKFVWAMISVLVPMISANEATGAGGANERLYVTGTRYTLLFSMPVVISLYFYGDDFITLWMGPEFGERSLWVLRLLLIGFGVSFSQMIAHGILKGISRHRVLAYILALEALANLGMSMALARPYGIEGVAVGTMVPLVLAAGCVLCYTCSLLRIGLWRYVARAYAPALAGTLAALLFIAWNPYRITGYFTLLATCAVVAAVFLAASFPASLEREHRDLLLKKLFGRAAVSGG, encoded by the coding sequence ATGCAGCTGCGCAAGATAATAGAAAACATCCTCTCCAACTGGGTCAACCTGTTGGTGACCGTCACCATAGCCTTCGTTGTGAGCCCGGTATTGGTCAAGAGCCTGGGCAAGGAACTGTACGGCGTATGGACCCTGGTGGTCTCGGTCACCGGCTATTTCACTGTGCTCGATTTCGGGGTCAACACCGCGATCGTGCGCTACATCTCCAGCAGCACCGCCCGCAATGACCACGACCGTGCGCGCGCCGTCTACTCCACCTCGATGACCATCTTCGGGATAACCTCCTCCGTGGTGCTCCTCTTCTCCCTGGTTTTCGGCTACTTCTTCCAGGACCTGTTCCAGCTCTATCACATTCCGAGGTCCTACCTGTACGCCGTTTTCCTGATCTCTGCGCTGGATCTGGCGGGGGGGCTGGTCTGCTCCGTTTTCCTCGGGACTCTGGCGGGGCTGCAGGAATTCAAGTTTATAAACGGCACCTCCATCTCCATCAACATCGTCAGGAGCGCGATCCTGGTGCTGATGCTTAAAAGCGGCTACGCGCTCCTTGCCCTCGCCTCGCTGCAACTGGCGGCGAGCGTGGTGAGGGCGCTCTGCCAGTACCTTCGTTTGCGCAGGAAACACGTTCACCTCCGCTTCGACCGGTCGGCGGTGAACCGCGACACGGTGAAGCTCATCTACAATTACAGCGTGTACAGCTTCGTGATCGCCGTTGCCCTGAAGCTTCTCTTTTACACCGACTCGGTGGTCATCGGAGCACTGATCGGCGTCTCCCAGGTGGCATTCTACGCCATACCCTCAACCTTGCTGGACTACCTCGAGAAGTTCGTCTGGGCCATGATCTCTGTACTGGTACCAATGATCAGCGCCAATGAGGCTACCGGGGCGGGTGGCGCAAACGAGAGGCTCTACGTCACCGGCACCCGCTACACGCTTCTCTTCAGCATGCCGGTGGTGATCTCGCTTTACTTCTATGGAGATGATTTCATCACGCTCTGGATGGGGCCCGAGTTCGGAGAACGGTCGCTTTGGGTGCTCAGGCTCTTGCTGATCGGTTTCGGCGTCTCCTTCTCGCAGATGATAGCTCACGGGATACTGAAGGGGATCAGCAGGCACAGGGTTTTAGCCTACATACTTGCCCTTGAGGCCCTGGCCAACCTGGGGATGAGCATGGCGCTCGCCAGGCCTTACGGCATCGAGGGGGTCGCCGTGGGGACTATGGTGCCGCTGGTGCTGGCTGCTGGGTGCGTTCTTTGCTACACCTGCAGCCTGCTTCGCATCGGCCTCTGGCGCTATGTTGCCAGGGCCTACGCCCCGGCGCTTGCCGGGACACTGGCAGCGCTGCTCTTCATCGCCTGGAACCCGTACCGGATAACGGGCTACTTCACGCTTTTGGCCACCTGCGCCGTGGTAGCCGCGGTGTTTCTGGCGGCCTCTTTCCCCGCGTCGCTGGAAAGAGAGCACAGGGATCTTTTGCTCAAGAAGCTTTTCGGCAGGGCGGCGGTCTCGGGCGGATGA
- a CDS encoding glycosyltransferase — MDLLIPKVMHVILSLDAGGGAERLVYDLVRDAAFCPAPPVVCCLYHPGKLGALLQQEGFRVYSPATKPGGLQWSLVPWLAHIIRQEMVDVVHAHQYTPMFYSVPAALAAGRKRVIYTEHGRLYPDLPNWKRRLCNPLLSRGIDQIVSISDGTKEAMVAIDNFAEERIAVVHNGVLFARPGSAFDPEEKRRSLGIPPSHRIIGTAARLERIKNLPMMLRGFKRVLEKMPETSLLIAGRGSRENALKQYAQELGIEKNVRFLGLRDDLPEIYPLFELFLLTSFSEGISVTLLEAMSHGVAPIATRVGGNPEVVLEGETGLLVADDDYIELGEKILELMAFPERAQRMGDAARNWVGNHFSFEKMVQDYLRLYRGAEADPDAQAGTGGTCVR, encoded by the coding sequence ATGGATCTGCTCATTCCCAAGGTAATGCACGTCATCCTCTCGCTCGATGCAGGCGGCGGGGCCGAGAGGCTGGTCTACGACCTGGTGCGTGACGCCGCTTTTTGCCCCGCCCCCCCGGTGGTCTGCTGCCTCTACCATCCCGGCAAGCTGGGAGCCCTGCTGCAACAGGAGGGGTTCCGCGTCTACTCACCAGCTACCAAGCCTGGCGGGCTCCAGTGGTCCCTCGTCCCCTGGCTCGCCCACATCATCCGCCAGGAGATGGTGGACGTGGTGCACGCCCACCAGTACACCCCTATGTTCTACAGCGTCCCCGCGGCGCTTGCTGCCGGCCGCAAGCGGGTCATCTACACCGAGCACGGCAGGCTCTACCCGGACCTCCCCAACTGGAAGCGGCGCCTTTGCAACCCGCTTTTGTCGCGGGGGATCGACCAGATCGTCTCCATCTCCGACGGCACCAAGGAGGCGATGGTGGCGATCGACAATTTCGCCGAGGAGCGTATCGCTGTGGTGCACAACGGCGTCCTCTTCGCCAGACCCGGCTCAGCCTTCGACCCGGAGGAAAAAAGGCGCTCCCTCGGCATCCCCCCCTCGCACCGGATCATCGGTACCGCGGCGCGGCTGGAGCGGATCAAGAACCTCCCCATGATGCTGCGCGGTTTCAAGCGCGTGCTGGAAAAGATGCCCGAAACCTCGCTCCTGATCGCGGGGAGGGGGTCGCGGGAAAATGCGCTGAAGCAGTATGCGCAGGAACTCGGGATCGAGAAAAACGTGCGTTTCCTCGGTTTGCGTGACGATCTCCCCGAGATCTATCCGCTTTTCGAGCTGTTCCTGCTCACCTCCTTTTCGGAAGGGATCTCCGTCACCCTTTTGGAGGCGATGTCTCACGGGGTGGCGCCCATCGCCACCCGGGTGGGAGGAAATCCGGAGGTGGTGCTTGAGGGGGAGACCGGCCTACTGGTGGCCGACGACGACTACATCGAACTGGGCGAGAAGATCCTGGAACTCATGGCGTTCCCGGAGCGGGCCCAGCGCATGGGGGATGCCGCCCGCAACTGGGTCGGCAACCACTTCTCCTTCGAAAAGATGGTCCAGGATTATCTGCGGCTCTACCGCGGAGCCGAGGCCGACCCCGATGCTCAGGCAGGAACAGGTGGAACATGCGTGAGATAG
- a CDS encoding phenylacetate--CoA ligase family protein: protein MALFKYIYLAGLAYRNKKILKCYRFLKESEKWQLDDLRQLQLERLKLLLSNAYANTDFYRKRFDECGFHPSYLSTLDDLKKLPVTEKEDVLANVSGIQINVPAEKMFFSETSGSTGRPLVFYRNQEWDAWHNASVMRGYSWHGVFPWERNGYLWGYNISFVKKLKVSFLDFLQNRFRLFSYESDGLDRFLSKLQKASYLNGYSSMIYEIAKRVNARGISSKFRLKMVKGTSEKIYDVYREEVQKAFGKPIVSEYGSAEGGIIAFECTQGNMHINMETVIVEEIDNEILVTNLVSTSFPIIRYRLGDYVKLGESGCSCGMAHPIIKEVTGRIGALIHGKTNTYPSLTLYYVFKNMASSHSVVLNYQAVQKTRGTLELLIESEVDEDGLKLINKEFNKYFKADLDVNIRTGVPRSNFNSKKKDFVSEID from the coding sequence ATGGCGCTTTTCAAATACATATATCTGGCCGGTCTCGCGTATAGGAATAAGAAAATCCTTAAATGCTACCGTTTCCTGAAAGAGAGCGAAAAATGGCAGTTAGATGATCTGCGGCAACTCCAGTTAGAGAGGCTGAAGCTGTTGCTATCCAACGCCTATGCAAACACGGACTTTTACAGAAAAAGGTTCGATGAATGCGGCTTTCACCCAAGTTACCTTTCTACTCTGGACGATTTAAAAAAGTTGCCTGTAACTGAGAAAGAAGATGTCCTCGCCAATGTGTCAGGAATACAGATTAACGTGCCGGCTGAAAAGATGTTCTTTTCGGAGACTTCAGGTAGCACGGGTCGGCCTCTTGTATTTTACAGAAATCAGGAGTGGGATGCTTGGCATAACGCTTCGGTCATGCGTGGATATTCATGGCATGGCGTTTTCCCATGGGAGAGAAACGGTTACCTGTGGGGGTATAATATCTCATTTGTTAAAAAGCTTAAAGTTAGTTTTCTGGATTTTCTCCAAAATAGATTCCGGCTTTTTTCTTATGAGAGCGATGGTTTAGACCGTTTCCTGAGTAAGCTTCAGAAGGCCTCCTACCTGAATGGGTACTCATCTATGATCTATGAGATTGCCAAGCGAGTTAACGCCAGGGGCATATCTTCCAAATTTCGGTTGAAGATGGTGAAGGGGACTTCGGAGAAAATCTACGACGTGTACAGGGAAGAGGTACAAAAGGCTTTCGGAAAACCGATCGTCAGTGAATATGGCTCCGCTGAGGGAGGAATCATCGCCTTTGAATGCACCCAAGGAAATATGCATATCAATATGGAAACGGTGATAGTTGAAGAAATTGATAATGAGATACTGGTTACGAATTTGGTGTCCACTTCCTTCCCCATCATAAGGTATAGGCTTGGTGATTACGTGAAACTTGGAGAAAGCGGGTGTAGCTGTGGTATGGCACATCCTATTATCAAGGAGGTGACCGGCAGGATTGGCGCGTTGATACATGGTAAGACCAACACCTACCCGAGTCTGACTCTATACTATGTCTTCAAAAATATGGCTTCAAGTCATAGCGTAGTGTTGAATTATCAAGCTGTGCAAAAAACTCGGGGCACTCTCGAGTTACTTATCGAAAGTGAGGTCGATGAGGATGGGCTGAAACTGATCAATAAGGAATTTAACAAGTACTTTAAAGCGGACCTTGATGTGAATATTAGGACTGGCGTTCCCAGATCGAACTTCAACAGCAAGAAGAAAGATTTTGTATCGGAGATTGATTGA
- a CDS encoding DUF362 domain-containing protein, with product MFWISMGRRAFLKMLTAMLVLAAGGRGEAAQAVPAGKRSRVVVVHDAGASPGPGLDNADLDQETVRRMVNQGVIAFTGAADLKSAWKKVIPDPSKRVAVKVNCQIKGIFTKAKVVQPVLEGLMLAGVPADNILVYDMTDNAFQLAGFRRNLGAGVKVGKVADFGGYSRILYHRMANLLTGGHEYSVANLVANALHGAPGRWDCDYLINVPVLKALDGYCGVTLSMKNHYGSIGNPGEHHKDIMDHIPLINSQPEIKNKTRLILMDAIFGEYKWVNGRNQSNVVRVNKVLVSCDTVAIDATGWRMIDALRKEHALPPVAPRPEYIAKAAALGLGVADPSQIELVQLETGKGNGGRGR from the coding sequence ATGTTCTGGATCTCCATGGGGCGTCGCGCATTTCTGAAGATGTTGACAGCCATGCTCGTTCTTGCGGCAGGTGGCAGGGGGGAGGCCGCCCAGGCCGTCCCCGCCGGCAAGAGGAGCAGAGTGGTGGTGGTGCACGATGCCGGGGCCTCTCCCGGTCCGGGTCTCGACAACGCGGACCTGGACCAGGAAACGGTCAGACGGATGGTGAACCAGGGGGTCATTGCCTTCACCGGCGCCGCCGATCTTAAAAGCGCCTGGAAAAAGGTGATCCCCGACCCCTCCAAGCGGGTCGCGGTCAAGGTGAACTGCCAGATAAAGGGGATCTTCACTAAGGCGAAGGTGGTGCAGCCGGTCCTGGAGGGGCTGATGCTCGCCGGTGTTCCCGCGGACAACATCCTCGTCTACGACATGACCGACAACGCCTTTCAACTGGCGGGCTTCAGGCGCAACCTGGGAGCCGGGGTCAAGGTGGGGAAGGTGGCTGATTTCGGTGGCTATTCCAGGATCTTGTACCATAGGATGGCGAACCTGCTCACCGGCGGACACGAGTATAGCGTCGCGAACCTCGTCGCCAACGCCCTGCACGGTGCCCCCGGGCGCTGGGACTGCGACTACCTGATCAACGTCCCGGTGCTGAAGGCCTTGGACGGCTACTGCGGGGTGACCCTCAGCATGAAGAACCATTACGGCTCCATCGGCAACCCGGGGGAGCACCACAAGGACATCATGGATCACATACCGCTCATCAACTCGCAGCCGGAGATAAAGAACAAGACGAGGCTCATCTTGATGGACGCCATCTTCGGTGAGTACAAGTGGGTGAACGGCCGCAACCAAAGCAATGTGGTGCGGGTGAACAAGGTCCTCGTTTCTTGCGACACCGTGGCGATCGACGCCACCGGCTGGCGCATGATCGATGCTCTCAGAAAGGAGCACGCTCTCCCTCCGGTTGCGCCCAGGCCCGAGTACATAGCCAAGGCGGCGGCCCTTGGGCTCGGGGTTGCCGACCCGTCGCAGATCGAACTGGTCCAGCTTGAAACAGGCAAGGGAAACGGGGGGAGGGGACGATGA
- a CDS encoding phosphotransferase, with protein sequence MSRYDIDPNLVLFVDPAGGRSEEKWLFFEGCPKNALQLLQQRSNLVCRFPRSRLWHQLLDLAALRLKGVTASRVLFVNDGLLSCFLHAGSKKAYRLYARHHLPKMTSLRRRILSRLPLSLRSESTFLVLFGGEEPGQAAGADRAQVEATELMFFSNRLGKLLLLDTRNMASENGEIVKTTAHRGYLPVMEREFATLSEISKKMAGSRSLPQLGRHFVLNGRHFFTEKYIAGESLRAVLHRHGTRGGAAQACRILHQLDEWYVSYLGAFIAPSRPFSALSAHLLPLFSSCYRGGSPELVDAARRHLAELDRSLVGVVPVVSHNDLWPGNFLCTKNGLVVLDWERATPERAPFFDYFWMMVSATLEYLAGAKGVRYYSDTMDSFLKAEDEVALEAHRLLRLFLKRMGVPERHFQTLLFLFLMEGSVQGYQALGRQTDMDALIFSQLLKFTGREAADATGYLGRDADEPEQEDELA encoded by the coding sequence ATGAGCCGGTACGATATTGATCCCAACCTGGTTCTTTTCGTCGATCCGGCGGGGGGGCGTAGCGAGGAGAAATGGCTCTTCTTCGAGGGATGTCCGAAGAACGCCCTGCAACTGCTGCAACAGCGGAGCAATCTCGTCTGCCGCTTCCCGCGCAGTCGGCTTTGGCACCAGTTGCTCGACTTGGCGGCCCTGAGGCTCAAGGGGGTTACCGCTTCAAGGGTGCTCTTTGTCAACGACGGGCTTCTTTCCTGCTTCCTGCACGCCGGAAGCAAAAAGGCCTACCGCCTTTACGCGAGGCACCACTTGCCGAAAATGACGTCGCTGCGCCGGCGGATCCTTTCCCGTCTGCCGCTGTCTCTTCGCAGCGAATCGACGTTTCTGGTCCTTTTCGGCGGCGAGGAGCCCGGCCAGGCCGCCGGCGCTGACCGCGCGCAGGTCGAGGCGACCGAGCTAATGTTCTTTTCTAACCGGCTCGGTAAGCTCCTGCTGCTAGACACCCGCAACATGGCGAGCGAAAATGGGGAGATCGTGAAGACGACGGCCCACCGCGGCTATTTGCCCGTCATGGAAAGGGAATTCGCCACCTTGTCAGAGATATCCAAGAAAATGGCGGGCAGCCGCTCCCTGCCGCAGTTGGGGAGGCATTTCGTCCTAAACGGCAGGCATTTCTTCACCGAGAAATACATCGCCGGAGAGAGCCTGCGCGCTGTGCTGCACCGACACGGGACCCGGGGGGGAGCTGCGCAGGCCTGCCGCATCCTGCACCAGCTCGATGAGTGGTACGTCTCGTACCTGGGCGCCTTCATCGCCCCCTCCAGACCCTTTTCCGCGTTGAGCGCACACCTGCTCCCGCTGTTTTCCTCCTGTTATCGCGGTGGCAGTCCGGAACTGGTCGATGCGGCGCGCCGGCACCTGGCTGAACTGGACCGCTCACTGGTCGGGGTGGTCCCGGTGGTGAGCCACAACGATCTTTGGCCGGGGAACTTTCTATGCACCAAAAACGGGCTGGTGGTGCTCGACTGGGAGCGCGCTACACCGGAGAGGGCCCCCTTCTTCGATTACTTCTGGATGATGGTTTCCGCGACGCTCGAATACCTGGCCGGCGCCAAAGGCGTCCGCTACTACTCGGACACGATGGACTCCTTCCTGAAAGCGGAGGACGAGGTGGCGCTCGAGGCACACCGCCTGCTCCGGCTCTTTCTCAAGCGCATGGGGGTGCCGGAGCGGCATTTTCAGACGTTGCTTTTCCTGTTCCTGATGGAAGGCTCGGTACAGGGTTACCAGGCCCTGGGGAGGCAGACCGACATGGACGCCCTGATCTTCAGCCAGCTGCTGAAGTTCACCGGCCGGGAAGCCGCCGACGCCACCGGTTACCTTGGCAGGGATGCAGACGAACCCGAGCAGGAGGATGAACTTGCATAG